Part of the Spirochaeta cellobiosiphila DSM 17781 genome, AATGAGATTCCTCATTAATGCTGAATCATCAGTTACTAGTACGCGTATCTTCTTCGACACTCAGGACTCCTGTTTAATCCAATATTTTTGAGTAAATACAAGCCCAGTCCGTTTTAAGGAATTGAAATTTCGTATTCATACCAAATAACGGCTCAGAGTGACCTATAAACAAATAGGAGTGGCTATCCAATGCTTGATAAAAGCGATTGACCACGGCCTCTTGGGCTGGTTCATCGAAGTATATAAGCACATTCCGGCAAAAGATAATATCCAGATTGGTCAATCCACTGTCATATTTTAGGTTATGATAGTCGAATTTGATCATTTTTTTGATCTCATCATTGATAACATAACCATCTGCTTTTTGTGTTGTGAATCTTTTTAAGTAATCATCAGGAATACCATTAATACGCGCCTCTTTGTAGAATCCTTCTTTAGCAGTCATTAATGACTTTAAACTCAAATCAGAAGCTGTTATATCAATAGTAAAATTTGAAGGTAGCTTATCCTTTAAAACCATGGCTAAAGAATAAGGTTCTTCCCCTGTAGAGCACCCAGCACTCCATAAACGGAATTTGTAATCCCCTTTGGCCTGTTTGCGCTTAACTAAATCGGGTATGACGTAATTTTCAAATGTTTCAAAATGGCTTGTATTTCTAAAGAAACGCGTTAGGTTTGTTGTCACAGAGTCAAGCAAACCTTTTAATTCTTCTGTATCTGAATTAATCTGATCAAAATAGGCTTCCACCGAATCCAAACCAGATTTTTTAAGACGTTCCTTTAACCTAGATTCCAAAATCGTTCTATTCGATTCTGAAAAGTGGATACCACTAGAGTTATATATCAAATCACGAAATTTCCCAAAAACTCCGTCGCTTAAGAACTCTGACATTTAGTATTTCCTATTGTTATGGTAATTAAAGTCTAAGTTTTCACATATCTAGTGTCAATCAAAATGTTTTATGAAATTTCCCTATCTCTGTGATACTTTAATACCATGGAATTAATATCCTTAACTATAAAAGGCATACTGTTACAGGACGATTCTCTGCAACCCTACCTCATTATGCAGTCATTTGAGGGCAACCGCATCCTACCCTTATCAATATCGGCTTCCTCAGCTAGTCAATTGATACTACAAATAGAAAACGCTGAAGCTAATCATTCAGGATACTTTCTAAGTGAACTCTGGAATAAGCATCATTTTCTTCTTAAGCAATTGCTTATCATAAAAGGAAGGAATTATCCATATGAAGGTACATTACATTATAAGAAAGGTTTAAGAAAACACAGAATTTCCATTCCAATATCATCAGGAATATCTTTTGCAATCCATCAAAAGGTCCCTATCCTTACAGATATTTCCAATACCCTCTTATTAACAGACTATCCTATCTATAATACTAACTTGGATTGGGAGCGGGGGAACCTGGAAACAATTGACTCTTTTAGGCATGACCAACCCTTCATGTAATTGACATTGACCTTCTAATACAACCATAATCATCTTACATGAAGAAGTATATTTTTGTTACAGGCGGGGTGTGTTCCAGCCTTGGAAAGGGGATAGCAGCTGCGTCCTTAGGGAGTCTACTAGAGTGTAGGGGATTTACGGTTCGAATGATCAAAGTAGATCCCTATATTAATGTTGATGCAGGGACTATGAGTCCTTATCAACATGGAGAAGTTTATGTTACCGACGATGGCGCCGAAACGGATCTAGACCTTGGTAACTATTCCAGATTCACCGGATCTACTCTTAATCAAGCCAATTCCATTACAACCGGACAGGTGTATCAATCTGTTATTAAGAAAGAACGTGAAGGTCGATATCTTGGTAAGACTGTACAAGTCATCCCTCATATTACAGATGAAATTAAACAGCGTATCTATAAAATTGGAGAAGATCCTAATGTAGATTTTACTGTTATTGAGGTGGGGGGAACAGTTGGAGATATAGAATCCATTCCTTTCCTAGAAGCCGCTCGTCAAATGATTCATGATATTGGTCGGGAAAATGTTCTATCCGTTCATCTCACATTAGTTCCTACTGTCACTGGTGGTGAATTAAAAACAAAACCAACACAGCATTCAGTAAAAGAACTACAATCTATAGGTATTCAACCTGATATTCTATTATGCCGTGCTGCAGTTGAACTTGATCCATCCATGCGAAGAAAAATTGCAAGTTTTACCAATGTTCAGTTGGACTCAGTCCTAACCGCACGGGATGTTAATACAACAATTTATGAAATTCCTTTAATTTACCATAATCAGGGTCTGGATGAATTAGTTCTTAAAAAGATGGGAATGACGATTCCTTCTATTGATCTAAGTCCTTGGCAACATGTAGTGGACATATTCAACACAGCGAAACAAACTGCAAAGATAGCCCTGGTTGGTAAGTACGTCGACTTGGGAGATGCCTACAAATCCATTGATGAAGCCTTGGTTCATGGTGGTATTGGTAATGGTTCTAAAGTTAAGATAATCAAAATTGATTCAGAACAACTAGAAAAAGAAGAACGGCCCCTTGATGAAGTATTCAAGGATATTGATGGGATTCTCATTCCTGGAGGATTTGGTCAACGAGGAATTCAAGGAATGATCGACACAGCTAAATACGCTAGAGAGAATAAAATTCCCCTATTAGGAATCTGTCTTGGTATGCAGGTGATGGTTATTGAGTATTCTCGAAATAAAGCTCAACTGGACGAAGCAGATTCTTCCGAGTTCAAACCAGATGGTCCTCAATCTGTTGTAAGTCTATTGGAAGAGCAAATTAATGTTCAATCCTATGGGGGAACCATGCGTTTAGGTCGAAGCGAAACCCATCTTAAGGAAAACACTAAGATTTGGCATATCTATGGTTCAGATGTTATATTCGAAAGACATCGTCACAGATATGAAGTAACCAATAGTTATAAAGACCAGTTAACTGAAAATGGACTTCTTATTAATGGTTATACTCCAGATGGCTCTCTTGTAGAAACTGTTGAATGGCCTGATCATCCCTGGGGTATTGGTGTTCAGTATCATCCGGAATTCTTATCCAAACCATTTAAACCACATCCACTGTTTAAGAGTTTTGTTGAAGCCGCCCTTAAGAATGTCAAATAAGGTCTTTATTGGGATAATAGTTATCCTCCTTAGTAGTTGCTCCTTAGATTATGAAGGAGCCAACTTAGCAGAATCTTTGGAGGATGATATCCCCAATAGTGAACTTGATAATTTCAAACAAACAGTTATAGAGCAAGGTCAAATACGTTTTAGCATTGAGGCTCAAAAAGCTAAGATATTCACAGAAAAAACAAAATCTCTATTGTATGAGGCTCAATTTAATGAGTTTGAAGATGGGCAACAGATAACTCATGGCCAATCTGATTACATCATGTATGATGATCAGAAAAGAGATGCTAATCTCAAGGGGAATATAATAATTGATTCTCTGAAGGAAGCAACTGCTATAAAAGCGGATGAACTTAATTGGAACGAGGAAAAACAAACTCTGGCAGGAACATCAGAAGGCTTAGTTAGGGTTGAACAACAAGAAGGTAGTTTGATGTATGGAACAGGCTTTGAAGTTAATCTTAAATACAATTTTATTAGGTTTAATCATTTCATTAAGGGCCAATATGCATCGGAAAATTAGCCTATATATATTTTTAATCATTAGCCTTATCCCCTGCTATGGAGATGACTTTTCCTTCTATGCAGATTCGGTCATATCCTCTATTGCCAAAGGCGATGAAAAAACCCAACTCCTTGGCCATGCCAAAATAGTCACAGAGACCTTAACAATTACAGCGGATAAGATTGAAATATACGGAAGTAATTACCGTTTTGCTAATTGTGAGGGTAATGTCTATGTAAATGACACGGACAAAGGTATCAAACTTAGTTCTAACAGTATGCTTTATGATAGAGAACTTGATATTAGTAAAGTTCAAGGCCAGGCGCAAATGGAAGACCTAAGAAATGAACTGATTGTAAAAGGCTCTTACCTCGAAAACCGTGGCCAGGAAGAAATCACTATTATTCAAGTTGGTGTTAGGGTATTAAAAGCAGATCTTATATGCCGTTCTGAGTTTGCCTTATATCGAAGACAAACAGATCAACTTGAATTATCAGGCTTCCCTTATGTGGAATCAAAAGGAGACATATACGAAGCGAGTCGTATTCATATCAATCTTGATACAGAAGAGATAAATCTCTATGGAGATGTATCAGGTACGGTCAACCAGGAAGAAAAACCCGAAGAGACTCTCGATCAGAATCAACAGGATAAACCAAATGAACAGTGAAACCCTTCAAGTATTGGAGCTCCGCAAAGAATTCGGAAAGAAAGTTGCTGTTAAGAATGTTAGCTTTAGTATGAATAAAGGGGAAGTCGTTGGACTTTTAGGCCCTAATGGTGCAGGGAAAACTACAATCTTCTATATGATTGCTGGATTCATAACACCCACTAAAGGTATTATTAAGCTTAATAATCAGAATATAACTAAAGTAGCTATGTATAAAAGAGCCAGACAGGGTATTTCCTATTTACCTCAGGAAGCCTCTGTATTTCGTAAGCTCAGTGTAGAAAATAATATCTACTCTATCCTTGAAACACGACAGGACTTGAGTAAAATACAAAAAAAAGAAACTCTTAATGAATTAATTGATGAACTTGGTCTAGATCATATCCGAAAACAACATGCTTATACTTTATCAGGAGGAGAGCGACGAAGAACAGAAATAGCCAGAGCTTTAGCTATAGAACCGCATTTCCTTCTTCTTGATGAACCTTTTGCCGGTATTGATCCTATTGCCGTAGGAGAAATCAAAGGTATTATCAAAAAACTGGCAGATAAGGATATTGGAGTCCTTATAACAGATCATAATGTTCATTATACCCTTGAGATCACCCACCGATCGTATATAATCAATCAAGGAGAAATCCTCGTATCCGGTTCCAGGAATGAAATAATAAATAACGATTTGGCTAAAAAGTTTTACTTGGGACAGGATTTCAAGATGTATATTGATTGAGTTGCCCAGGATGCCTTCCCATTGGTATACTATAGGAAACCAGGGAGGTAAAATTGCAGTTTCAAAAACCTGTAATGCGACAAGAACAGCGCCTCAAGATGAGCCCGCAGTTATTTCAGTCAATTCAACTGATGACACTGCCTGTTCAAGAATTGTCACAACGCATACATGACGAGGTTGAAAAGAACCCTGCATTAGAAATACTCTCGGAAAAGCCCTTATCCTCCTTAAGTGGAGAGGAACCCTCAGGGGAAGCAGATTACTTTGAAAACACATCAGACCCTGGATATTCTCCTCAATTAGCTAGTGAGAAGTCTGACAATAAGCGACAATTTCTGGAAGGTGCTATTAGCCGACCCGAAAGCCTTCATGAACATCTATTATGGCAGCTTCAACTTGAAATCCTCACCCCCCAACAGATGAAGGTGGGGGAACTTCTTATCAATAATTTGAACGAAGATGGTTTTCATATAGAAGATCCAGAAACTCTTGTTAAAAGCAATGAATTGGATATCCTTTATAGTGTAATGGAAATAATACAGGAATTCGAACCAGAAGGAACTTGTACAGCCGATGTCCATGAGTCATTAATTGTACAGAGTCAGGTACTGGAAGGAGCCCCTAAAGAGCTGTCTGTTATACTAACAGAGCATTGGAATTTACTAGAAAAGGGTAAGATTGATGAGCTTATTAAAGCAACTGGCTTTAATAGTTGGGATATTACTCATGCTTTGGATTACTTAAAGGATAAATTAAGTCCTTTTCCCGGGAGAAAGTTTTCTCAAGAATCAGCCACACTAGTTGTTCCTGACTTAATGTTAAGAACGAGAGAAGGTGAGTTTATCCTTGTATTAAATGACGAAGAAATACCCGTCTTAGGGGTAGATTCCTTATTCCAACAACTCATGAAGAATAAAGAAGACAGGAAGGCCAAACAATTTGTAACATCCAGAGTGAAAGACGCCCAATTTTTTATTAGAAGTATTCAACAACGTAATGATACATTACTAAAAGTAGCCAGGACAATAATAGAGTTCCAGAGAGACTTTTTTTATAAAGGACCAAAGTACCTGGTTCCTCTTACTCTTAAGGATATAGCCGAGGAGGTGGGTGTTCACGAAGCGACCGTGTCCAGACTAACTAACGGCAAATATTTACAAACAGAGAAGGGTATATATGAACTAAAGTATTTCTTTTCCAACTCCGTAGGAACTAGCTCTGGTAATCCCAGCCGCTATTCCAAAGAAGGAGTCAAAGAAATCATAAGAGAAATTTTGGAAGAAAATACCTCGGGGAAGAAATTATCAGATCAAAAAATATCTGATATTTTACAGACCCGTGGAATAAAAGTAGCGAGGAGGACGGTGGCTAAGTATCGAGGAGAACTCGATATATCATCATCCTACTCAAGACAATAAGGGGGCCTTAAATGAACTTAACTGTTAAAGCTGTACACTACAACTTGTCTGACACGACGAGGGACTTCATTGACAAAAAATTGGAAAAACTAAATCATGTCAAAGAAATCATAGTCGATTTCGCCCTAACTATTACAAAAGAAAAGCAGCACTATCGTGCAGAGGCAACGATTCATTATCGTTGGAACAAAGACGCTCATTTTCATGATGATGAAAAGGAGTTATACAAAGCCATTGAGATTTTAATTGATAAGGTTGAATTGGCAACTACAAAGGAAAAGGAAAAAATAAAAACCCATACAGGTGTCGATAAGAGAGAGGTTGTTGAAGAATAACTTCCAAAAGGCCGCTTTTTACAAGCGGCTTTTTTTATCTAATAGAGACATACAACATTGTTTGGATTTCACAATATCCGTAAAAACATATAACTCGGGTAATACTTCTTTGTATGTGTTAGAAAACAACAAAAAACCCCTTATTTAGTACATAAGGGGTTAGAAAAAAGATTAAGTGTTGCGCTTATTCCGCAAGAAGAAACTGATCAGCCCCTTCCCCTTCTTCAAGTGCATCGAGGATTTCATCAATATCATCTTCTGATTCGAATCCTCCATACCATTTGCCTTCAGGATAAATCACCATGGCTGGCCCACGGTCACATACCTTTAAGCAACCAGTTGTCGAAACCATTACAGTCCCTAATTCATCCCGATCCATGAGTTCTGTTTCCAGATACTGTACAAAATTAAAGGCGCCTTTTTTATGGCATACTCCCTGAGGAGTTCCAGCGGCTCTAAAGCTTGCACAGACCAAAATATGCCTGTCTGGTTTTTCCATCTATGTCCTCCATATCCAATTAATTTAATGGGATTATCAACCACAACCTTGTGCCGTTCCCTGACAAGAAGAACCACAACTAAATGCTTGTCTTGGTTTAAGGGAGTCCATACTTTTTGATGTGTAAATCCTTTCTACACCCTCAGATATTAACCCTTCCATCATATGAATAGCGATCCCTGATTGGGTAAGGACTTTTTGAGGCTTAGGCCCAATACCACTGACAAGTAAAGCAGCACAATCTTTTAATAATTCAGCCAGGGCTTCCCAACGATCATTACCCGTGCCCTTTCCTGGTGAAGCTCTTCGCTCTACTGGAACAGTTCTACCATCTTCATACTTATATATTCGTATGTGAGTAGCTTCTCCAAGGTGTTCATTAACAAGAAATCCTTCCCGGCTAGTTACACCAACATAGGGTCTTGTTTTTCTGGGAACTCCCATACTTGCTTTAATTAACGCCTGTACTAATTCTTCAGGACTTTTCTGACCAAGTAAGCCAACAGCATCTGCTCTACATCGCATACAGTGAGTCATCTGTGGTAAAAATTTTTGAGCCTCTGACCTAACCTGATGAATCAGTTCACGACTGGGCTCTTCTAGTACGCCAAAAGGAGTTCCTTCTACAGGTTTTAGAGGTAGAATATTATGAACCTTTACCCCTTTATCTTTTAAAAATTCAGCAAGCTTGGGGATCTCTTTATCATTAACCCCAGGAAGTAAAATAGTGTTGATCTTGATCTCAAAACCTGCAGCTAAAGCAGCATCCAATGCCTCAAGCTGCCTTCGTTTTATTTCCTGTCCAGCAGCCAAACCTCTAAATATTTTGACCTTAGGTCTGATCCAACTATAAGTATCAGCAAGAATCTGTTCATCCAGACCATTCATCGTTATAGTCAGGTGGCTGACTCCTACAGTCTTCAGCTCATCAATGTGTTCTGCAAGGGCCAAACCGTTAGTGCTCAAACAGAAGGTCATGTCTGGATCTTCTTCCCTAATGAGTCTAAAGGTTTCAATGGTAGCTTCAGGATTGGCCATAGGATCACCAGGTCCAGCGATACCAACAACGGCTAGATTACTAAGCTTCTCCTTAACTTCCTTGAAGTACTCCAATGCCTGGAGTGGTGTTAACACGGCACTTGTAACGCCAGGTCTGCTTTCATTAACACAGTCATATTTTCTATTACAAAAATTACATTGTACATTACATTTAGGAGCGACTGGGATATGAACTCTGGCACTGGTAGCGTGGTCTTTTTTGTTGAAACAGGGATGTTTCTTACTCATTCTAATCTCCTTTGTTTACCTAAATGTAGGTGTATCCTATTTCCGAAGTATTTTGCTTTATCTCGATTAAGGTATTCACTACCCTATCAAAAAGGGTCAGACTTCCTTCGTAATCTATATGTTTAACTCTAGCAGCACCAAAGCGGTCATGTATGGGAAAACCAATTCTGATTAAGGGTATGTCCAATGCTTTGGACAACTTATATCCTTTACTATTACCAATGAGGAAATCTGCGTCTCCCTTATGTACTAGACTGGTCAAATCATCGAAATCTAAATCAACTTCTACTTGTACCTTTTCCGGATGTTTTAGATTTTGTTCTATTTCTGCCTTTAATAATTTCGTATCAGATCCTGTTGCACAAAGGACAGGAACAATACCTATTTCTTCTAGAAATACAGCCATGGACAAAACTAATTCTGCTTCTCCATAGACAACAGCTTTCTTACCAAAAGTATATTTATGAGCATCTGTATAGGCATCAAGTAGACGGTTACGCATGACAACAAACTCTTCTGGGATTTCCTTGCCTGTTAGCTTACGCATTAATCTGTGAAATCTATCAGACAGCTGTACACCAATAGGCATAGGAATTGTAAACCTTTGTTTATTAAGATTATCCCCTAGGTACTTAGTACCCCCATTTTGAGTAAGAGTTGTAAAGTCGATACAGAAAGAGGCATCACCTGCTTGAGAAATTTGTTCAACAGGAACTCCACCTGGTGAGATCTTTTTATAGGACTCCCAGACTCCACCGTCTAATGTCTCCGAATAATCGCCCATCAATAATAGGGGATAATCATAGACTTTGAAGACTTTCTTGAGCTGTCTTAGATCTTCAGGACTGACTAATCCTGGTGTGATAACACCCAAATTACGAGGGAACTCCTGTTTGGCTAACGAAGAAAGAATCGCACCTATAGCGGCCCAATAACCATCTGCATGGGTACCTCTATAACTTGGAGTTGATACATTGAACAATGTTGGTAACGGGTTTTCACCATGTTGTTTACGAAACTCGGATAACAATAAATTCATATCTTCACCTATTGTTTCTGTTAGACAGGTAGAAGCAATACCAATAGCCTGTGGATTATATTGACTTATTAAGTTGTTAATAGCTGTTGTTAAGTTACGTCCTCCACCAAAAATAGCCGTATCTTCTGTAAACGAAGTAGAAGCAATATCAATGGGTTCTCTATAATGGGAAATCGTGTAGCGCCTCATATAAGTGGCACAACCTTGGGATCCATGGAGGAGAGGAATACAACCCTCTACTCCTTTAAAAGCTAAGCATGCACCCAATGGCGTACATAACTTACAAGCGTTTTGTGTAGCGGTTTTCATCTTACAGAACCTCCTTTCTTAGATTCCATATAGGACTCATAACGGAAGCATGTACTTCAACGGCAAAGTTGTACATTCCTTTGAATCCTGCCAGAGCTATCTTACGTTCGTGATTGTGATCAACAAAACCTAATCCCATTTTCATTGCGATGGGACGTTCTTTAACACCTCCAATAAAGAGATCTGCACCTGTTTCTTTAACAAATTTTGATAATTCGAGAGGATTACTATCATCAACAATTATGGTTCCTGGTTCACATAGGTCCTGAAGCATTTCATAATCTTTTTTATTTCCTGTTTGAGATCCAGCTATCACAACGGTCATTCCCAAATGTTTAAGTGCTTTTATTAGACTAAAAGCCTTAAAGGCCCCACCTACATAGATTGCCGCTTTCTTCCCTTCCAGATCATTTCGAAACGCTGTTAATTGTGGTAACAACTCTGATAATTCATCAGCTACCAACTCTTCTGTTTTTTGACGAATCTCAGGATAATCACTAAAATGTTCTGCAACATCATAAAGAGCCTCAGCCATATCTTCGATTCCGAAATAACTGACACGGATATAAGGTATACCGTATTTTTCTTTCATTAATTCAGCCAAATAGGTCATAGAACCTGAACACTGTACAACATTCAAAACTGCTCCGTGACTTCGGGCAATTCGTTCAACACGGCCATCACCAGTCATTACGGCGACAACCTCTACACCCATTCTTTTGTAGTATTCCTGAATCATCCAGGCTTCACCAGCGAGATTGAACTCACCTAGTATGTTGATACTAACAGGAGATACATTATCTATATTGCCATGACCAATTAGGCTGAATAGCGCCTCACAAGCCGCTTTGTAACCATCTTTCTTAGTTCCTTTGAATCCTTCTGAATGAACAGGTAGAACTGGAATGCCTTTTTCTTGACTTACTTTCTTACATACTGCATTTACGTCATCACCAATAATACCTATGATACAGGTAGAGTAAACAAAAGCAGCTTTAGGTTCATGTCTATCTATTAACTCGATTAGACTTTCATAAAGCTTTTTTTCCCCTCCATATATAACTTGTTTTTCACGAAGGTCAGTTGAAAAGCTGTTTCTATGAAGTTCTGGGCCGGAACTTAGGGCACCTCTTATATCCCAAGTGTAAACAGCACAACCAATAGGGCCGTGTACCAAATGAAGGGCATCAGCAACAGGATAGAGCACAACTCGGCTTCCGCAAAATACACAGGCTCTTTGACTGACAGAACCAGCTTCACTTTTCTTTTCACATGAGATGTTAAAATTATCCTTACCTTTTACTAATATTTGACCTTGTCTTGCAGCTATATAATCCATATTACTTCCCCTTGTTGAATCAACAAAAGCTCATACCCGGTGCTGATCCCAGCCTTCAGCACCGGAACTGAGCATTACATTACTAGCTCGAATCGCTCTTCGGGAGCGTCTCGATCCTGTCGGTCATGGAACAGTCCCAATATTTTTTCTACAATTCGAAGTCCGCCTTCATAACCTAAGGTTGTGAAATAACTGTGGCCAACTCGATCATATATGGGAAATCCATAGCGAAGGAAAGGTAAGTCCTCATCTCTTGCTATATATTTTCCATAAGTATTTCCTATCAATAGATCAACACCTTGTTCTTTGATCCACTGGTGTAATAAGAACATGTCTGCTTGTGGCCCGTTTTTAACTTTTCCATCAATACCATACTGTTCAAATAGCTCTTTGATTCTCTTCTCAAAGTATTTTCCAGGGGTTCCGGATACGACATATACAGGTTCCATATTTAGGTCTAATAAAAACTCTGTAAGAGGTATTAATTGATCAGGATCACCAAAAATCGCCACTCTCTTACCATGAAGATATTGTTCCTGGTCTGTGA contains:
- a CDS encoding radical SAM protein; translation: MSKKHPCFNKKDHATSARVHIPVAPKCNVQCNFCNRKYDCVNESRPGVTSAVLTPLQALEYFKEVKEKLSNLAVVGIAGPGDPMANPEATIETFRLIREEDPDMTFCLSTNGLALAEHIDELKTVGVSHLTITMNGLDEQILADTYSWIRPKVKIFRGLAAGQEIKRRQLEALDAALAAGFEIKINTILLPGVNDKEIPKLAEFLKDKGVKVHNILPLKPVEGTPFGVLEEPSRELIHQVRSEAQKFLPQMTHCMRCRADAVGLLGQKSPEELVQALIKASMGVPRKTRPYVGVTSREGFLVNEHLGEATHIRIYKYEDGRTVPVERRASPGKGTGNDRWEALAELLKDCAALLVSGIGPKPQKVLTQSGIAIHMMEGLISEGVERIYTSKSMDSLKPRQAFSCGSSCQGTAQGCG
- a CDS encoding LptA/OstA family protein yields the protein MHRKISLYIFLIISLIPCYGDDFSFYADSVISSIAKGDEKTQLLGHAKIVTETLTITADKIEIYGSNYRFANCEGNVYVNDTDKGIKLSSNSMLYDRELDISKVQGQAQMEDLRNELIVKGSYLENRGQEEITIIQVGVRVLKADLICRSEFALYRRQTDQLELSGFPYVESKGDIYEASRIHINLDTEEINLYGDVSGTVNQEEKPEETLDQNQQDKPNEQ
- a CDS encoding nitrogenase component 1, whose product is MKTATQNACKLCTPLGACLAFKGVEGCIPLLHGSQGCATYMRRYTISHYREPIDIASTSFTEDTAIFGGGRNLTTAINNLISQYNPQAIGIASTCLTETIGEDMNLLLSEFRKQHGENPLPTLFNVSTPSYRGTHADGYWAAIGAILSSLAKQEFPRNLGVITPGLVSPEDLRQLKKVFKVYDYPLLLMGDYSETLDGGVWESYKKISPGGVPVEQISQAGDASFCIDFTTLTQNGGTKYLGDNLNKQRFTIPMPIGVQLSDRFHRLMRKLTGKEIPEEFVVMRNRLLDAYTDAHKYTFGKKAVVYGEAELVLSMAVFLEEIGIVPVLCATGSDTKLLKAEIEQNLKHPEKVQVEVDLDFDDLTSLVHKGDADFLIGNSKGYKLSKALDIPLIRIGFPIHDRFGAARVKHIDYEGSLTLFDRVVNTLIEIKQNTSEIGYTYI
- the rpoN gene encoding RNA polymerase factor sigma-54 — encoded protein: MQFQKPVMRQEQRLKMSPQLFQSIQLMTLPVQELSQRIHDEVEKNPALEILSEKPLSSLSGEEPSGEADYFENTSDPGYSPQLASEKSDNKRQFLEGAISRPESLHEHLLWQLQLEILTPQQMKVGELLINNLNEDGFHIEDPETLVKSNELDILYSVMEIIQEFEPEGTCTADVHESLIVQSQVLEGAPKELSVILTEHWNLLEKGKIDELIKATGFNSWDITHALDYLKDKLSPFPGRKFSQESATLVVPDLMLRTREGEFILVLNDEEIPVLGVDSLFQQLMKNKEDRKAKQFVTSRVKDAQFFIRSIQQRNDTLLKVARTIIEFQRDFFYKGPKYLVPLTLKDIAEEVGVHEATVSRLTNGKYLQTEKGIYELKYFFSNSVGTSSGNPSRYSKEGVKEIIREILEENTSGKKLSDQKISDILQTRGIKVARRTVAKYRGELDISSSYSRQ
- a CDS encoding CheR family methyltransferase, encoding MSEFLSDGVFGKFRDLIYNSSGIHFSESNRTILESRLKERLKKSGLDSVEAYFDQINSDTEELKGLLDSVTTNLTRFFRNTSHFETFENYVIPDLVKRKQAKGDYKFRLWSAGCSTGEEPYSLAMVLKDKLPSNFTIDITASDLSLKSLMTAKEGFYKEARINGIPDDYLKRFTTQKADGYVINDEIKKMIKFDYHNLKYDSGLTNLDIIFCRNVLIYFDEPAQEAVVNRFYQALDSHSYLFIGHSEPLFGMNTKFQFLKTDWACIYSKILD
- a CDS encoding CTP synthase, producing MKKYIFVTGGVCSSLGKGIAAASLGSLLECRGFTVRMIKVDPYINVDAGTMSPYQHGEVYVTDDGAETDLDLGNYSRFTGSTLNQANSITTGQVYQSVIKKEREGRYLGKTVQVIPHITDEIKQRIYKIGEDPNVDFTVIEVGGTVGDIESIPFLEAARQMIHDIGRENVLSVHLTLVPTVTGGELKTKPTQHSVKELQSIGIQPDILLCRAAVELDPSMRRKIASFTNVQLDSVLTARDVNTTIYEIPLIYHNQGLDELVLKKMGMTIPSIDLSPWQHVVDIFNTAKQTAKIALVGKYVDLGDAYKSIDEALVHGGIGNGSKVKIIKIDSEQLEKEERPLDEVFKDIDGILIPGGFGQRGIQGMIDTAKYARENKIPLLGICLGMQVMVIEYSRNKAQLDEADSSEFKPDGPQSVVSLLEEQINVQSYGGTMRLGRSETHLKENTKIWHIYGSDVIFERHRHRYEVTNSYKDQLTENGLLINGYTPDGSLVETVEWPDHPWGIGVQYHPEFLSKPFKPHPLFKSFVEAALKNVK
- a CDS encoding (2Fe-2S) ferredoxin domain-containing protein; this encodes MEKPDRHILVCASFRAAGTPQGVCHKKGAFNFVQYLETELMDRDELGTVMVSTTGCLKVCDRGPAMVIYPEGKWYGGFESEDDIDEILDALEEGEGADQFLLAE
- the lptC gene encoding LPS export ABC transporter periplasmic protein LptC, yielding MSNKVFIGIIVILLSSCSLDYEGANLAESLEDDIPNSELDNFKQTVIEQGQIRFSIEAQKAKIFTEKTKSLLYEAQFNEFEDGQQITHGQSDYIMYDDQKRDANLKGNIIIDSLKEATAIKADELNWNEEKQTLAGTSEGLVRVEQQEGSLMYGTGFEVNLKYNFIRFNHFIKGQYASEN
- the lptB gene encoding LPS export ABC transporter ATP-binding protein translates to MNSETLQVLELRKEFGKKVAVKNVSFSMNKGEVVGLLGPNGAGKTTIFYMIAGFITPTKGIIKLNNQNITKVAMYKRARQGISYLPQEASVFRKLSVENNIYSILETRQDLSKIQKKETLNELIDELGLDHIRKQHAYTLSGGERRRTEIARALAIEPHFLLLDEPFAGIDPIAVGEIKGIIKKLADKDIGVLITDHNVHYTLEITHRSYIINQGEILVSGSRNEIINNDLAKKFYLGQDFKMYID
- a CDS encoding bifunctional nuclease domain-containing protein; translated protein: MELISLTIKGILLQDDSLQPYLIMQSFEGNRILPLSISASSASQLILQIENAEANHSGYFLSELWNKHHFLLKQLLIIKGRNYPYEGTLHYKKGLRKHRISIPISSGISFAIHQKVPILTDISNTLLLTDYPIYNTNLDWERGNLETIDSFRHDQPFM
- the hpf gene encoding ribosome hibernation-promoting factor, HPF/YfiA family yields the protein MNLTVKAVHYNLSDTTRDFIDKKLEKLNHVKEIIVDFALTITKEKQHYRAEATIHYRWNKDAHFHDDEKELYKAIEILIDKVELATTKEKEKIKTHTGVDKREVVEE